AGAAAAATTTGAGAATTGCTTTTTTTTATCAGTCTCTGGAAAGGGTCTATTGTTATATGGCTCCCAGCACTGGTTTCCTATGGAGTAGATATGTCCAAGAGGATTCCTCTGGAAAGTTTTCCAACAGTTTTACATCAGTAACTgttctacttttctttttcctcgatcttttaaatcttagaatgtaaCTTCTATGTTGGTGTTTTCTACACCTGATTACGCTCCCCAATGAATATAGTAATTCTTTATTAGTGGTAAATTTGTTGCTTattgaaaaaaaaggaaattgtgCTTCTGGAATGATATGGTGCTTTACTCAAAGTTTAAATTCTATAAATGGAAACCTTACTTTCCCAATGGGATCTAACTAAAACTAATTCATTTGTAAGCCACGGTTCATAACTCTTCAATTGCTTATGGAACTCCATGGATATGTACAAAATGAATCCCTTATTGGGTAAGCTGAAGCATCTACATGCACTCTTGATGATAAGGTGTCTATGACTATTATTCCTTGAACGTGATCATATAATATTAGTGGAAATccctattctttctttttttttgttttggtgcgTAGGCCGTATGGCCCGTATTGGGATTGCCATGAgaatagttttcaaaatgattcGTGCActcttatgtttttttatttttgggtgatAGATTATTTTGCATGTTGGGCGATCAACACTATCAGTACGTTTTATATATGTTCTGAATGTGTTTGAATGAGCCAATTTGAGACTCTGACATCTGTCTCAACCATATCTGCTGCTATATAGTTCTtttagccttttcctttttttatttgggtTGTGGGTATCTATGGTAGCAAGCAATTTAAAATTACAACGATGATGATGGATGCTTTAATTTCGCAGAGAACACTTGGAGAGCTGATGGAACAGGTTGTTTTGCTCTCACAACTTGTGGATGCTAGTAGGAAGGAAATATATGTTGTTGTCATCAGGAAAGAATTAAAGGAGTGTCTGCGAGCTGTCTTGAAATGCGTTACCATGCATATGATCCCTTCAGCATACTTTAAAGGCATTATCAGATTGCTTGGCCATACGGATGGAAACGTGAAAAGGAAGGTACACCCTGTGATAAGACCATTTGTATATGATTTGTATACGATGAGTTTAATAGGATTTGCATCTGTAACTAGGCTTGGAGATTATCATTAATGTTGACTTATGGGGTCTGAGGGCACTTAGTACGCTTTACTTTAAATCAGTTGCATgcctaaatataattttttttctcttcattcTTACCATTTTGAATGTGTCAATTTTCCAAGTACATAAATTGGAAGTCAAGTGCGACTTTACTTAGTGTGTTACTGCTACCTTTTCTGTTTGGTAAATAATGGGATACCCATTGTAAAACAATTCAAGTTGGTTTTAATTTGAAGTAGATCTTGTGACGATGAgatggaaaaaaagaagatagaaATAGTAACCAAAAGTGacgaaaataagtttgaaatgtttttacctattaaaaaaaatgtatttgaggttcttaatttttattttcataatcgaATGCTTAGAATGTTTACTGTTGGTCCATAATAAAACTCCTATGTCCCTGGTAGTATTACAGTGTATCAATTTTGCACCTATACTTTGATTGTGTTAGGATAAAAGAGCTTTGGTGTAGTAGTGGTCGTATTATCCTTTATTTTGATCTATGAGCCTAGATGACTTCAGTCATTCAAGTGCACTATAGTTATCTCGTTACTTCATAGATGGAGTATACTTCAATGCAGGGTCTTGGGCTTCTATGTGAAACAGTCAGGGGTCATGACTCGGTTAAATCAAAGCGTAAGGGTAGAAGAGGCTTCAACCCAAGCCCAAGTAGTAATTGGCTGCATTTGGATGAGACTGCTCTTGAATCATTTGAAAAGATGTCTTTTGAAATTATTCATTTAGTTGATGAATCTCTCAACGATTCAGATACTTCCTTGAATCTGGCAGCTGTTTTGGCACTAGAAGCCCTGGCCAGTAGGTTTCCTTCTAATTATTCTATCTTTAGCAAGTCCCTTAGCTGTGTCGCAAAAGGTATTACTTCACACAACTTGGCCATATCCACTGGCTGCCTTCGTGCAACCAATGGTTTGGTCAATGTGCTTGGGCCAAGGTCAGTAGCCGAGATTCCTCTCATAATGGACAATGTCATAAAGATGTCTGGCAAAGTCTCTTCACGTTCAGATCTAAAAACAAAATGTGGTGATGGCAACGCTCCTGTTTCGATATCGACTCCCAAGGAGTCTCTTGCTCTGTCTATTCTTCTTGCGTTGGAGGCAGTTGTAGACAAGCTGGGTGGTTTTTTAAACCCATATCTTGGAGATATCGTGGAAATCTTAGTGCTTCGTCCTGAATACATATCAGGATCGGATCCAAAGTTGAAATTGAAAGCTGATGTCGTACGAAAGCTCCTTACTGAGAAAATCCCGGTAAGCCATCCTAATTAGAGATCTAGTATTTTCTTTGATCTGAAAACCCATGGAATTGGTTTCCGGTTCATTTATCTGTTTAAacctgatttttattttcttttccaggTGCGACTTGTTCTTCCGCCTTTGCTAAAAATATACTCTAAGGCTGTTCAGTCTGGAGATTCAAGCTTGGCAATTGGTTTTGAAATGCTAGAAAAATTAGTTCGTACGATGGATAGATCATCTATTTATGGATACCATACAAATATTTATGACCTTTGCTTGCTTGCTCTCGATCTACGCCGCCAACACCCTGTTTCAATTCAGGATATAGATGTTGTAGAAAAAAGTGTCATCAACGCAACAATTTCTCTGTCTATGAAACTTACTGAGACCATGTTCAAGCCTCTTTTTATTAGGAGTATCGAGTGGGCAGACTCGGATGTAGAGGAAAATGCAAGTACAGGAAGCACCAATATTGATAGGGCTGTATCTTTTTACAGCCTCGTGAATAAACTTGCTGAAAATCATCGGTGGGTAGACATCCTGTTTATGTCTTTGCTACACTATTTatggtttctattttttttttttttttcctttactaCCACTAATATACCAATCTGTATGTtattggtttgaattttttgtctCTTGATTTGTTTGAGTAGGACAAACCTAGGATGGCTTCCTGAGTACCAAGTTCAAATAATCTGTCCCTTTGTGGGTGTTAACCACCCATATGGGTGAAATACGAAACTAGTATGAGAGAGATTTTCTTGAAAtcttacttgtcaaaaaaaaaaaaaaaaaaaaatttcttgaaatctttCTGGGACTTTTAGCTCGTTCTCTTCCATCTTTCAATGGTATGTGGGGCATacaattatattatttcaattaaaatcTTTGATTGCACTTAAAAAGACAATTATTATTTCAAATTCTCATCCATGTATGCAACTCTTATGCTAACATAAGCAGTCATCTCATTCCTATTTATCTATGCTACAGGTCCTTATTTGTTCCCTACTTCAAATATTTGCTCGAGGGTTGTGTACGTCATCTCACTGATGTTGGAGATGCAAAAACTTCTGGTTTGAtgcgaaagaaaaagagggccAAGATTCAGGAAGCAGGCAAACACATGAAAGAGGAAAACAAATGGCATCTCAGGGCATTGGTCATATCATCGTTACATAAATGCTTTCTCTATGATACTGGGAGCCTTAAGTTTCTCGAATCAAATTTTCAGGCTAGTCACTCTACCACTATCTCTGAAATTTTTTAGAACGtggaatatatttttaataaataaatagctgCTATTTATATTACTTCTCCAAATAAAGATATCACTTTTAATAGATACATAACTGCTGTGGTGTTGTATCTAGTTGCCTTGACGTGGCCTGGTTTGGATACAAGActcatatcatctaattattacaacttttccaaattcccacacaaaatataataaataattcaattttttcaaatccaaaaacaataataatattaaaaaataatattttaacaatattttattcaactttcatcttaactcatctcaccTCAATTCATTATCCAAACTGCACCTTAGATTTTCCCATTACCAAGATTCACTGAGTTCACGAGTTCCCGTTAAGTGATATGCTTTTCAGTAGGTTTTTATTATCCAGCCGCTAGGATGTGGGTTTCAATTTCACTCTCCAGAAAATGACTTGCATGGTCATGGTTCCACGTGGTTCAagtaactttttcaaatttcaaataaaaaaataatattctaataattaattttttaatatttatatttaattttttctctcattttgcAAAACTCAATacaacatcttaactcaaactatttcactactattcatagaattttcgtcttatctcattatccaaacatgtCTTTAGTCTTTTTTACCCTGTATGGTTTCTGTTTGTGCGTGCTGATAATTATAATAGACTTATTCAAAGAGAcgttattattttcaattttgttgtACCATAGGGGCCATAAACGATCATGTTAGTCGAATGAGTTTGAGAGACGAGTGAGTATACACTACATCTTTCTGAAATTTGAACTGAAGATGCAAACCGGAAGAAGTAACGGGAATTTCATTCTTAAGATATTGtaaatcttttacttataaaaaaaataaagatatgaaGTTACTGGAATTACATTCTTAagatttacatttattttttaagttcttTGTTATATCCTTGTATTGATTTTATCTAGGCATCTATTTTGCAGGTTCTGTTGAAACCCATTGTCTCACAGCTTGTCATAGATCCACCTGCTTCTCTTGAAGATAATCCTAACATACCATCTGTGAAGGAAGTTGATGACTTATTGGTTCTTTGCGTTGGTCAAATGGCTGTTACTGCAGGGACTGATCTTTTATGGAAACCCTTGAACCATGAAGTAAGTATACAAGCTAGTTTTCTTGCTGTAGCAATTTGTCAATTCCCATCACCAGAAGGATTAACCTTTTGCTTTTGAACCCAAAGTTATTGGTCTTTAAATAATTGGGTTTAAAGATTATATGCAAGAATTTTTGGGTCTTTAATTTCACAATCTGATAGAGGTCTACTCTAACTTGTATGATCTTATATCTGTAATTCCTTTGAACCGTAAttgccatgccttttatatttttacctATCAAACTTTGAGGCTCTGACTTCATCTCCATAATTATCTGGAACaacagtctctctctctctctctctctctctctcagttttcctttttcaaattgTGTTGCAGGTTTTGATGCAAACTCGTTGTGACAAAGTGCGGTCTCGAATTTTGGGCCTGAGAATTGTTAAATATCTTCTGGAGAAACTGAAAGAAGAGTATCTGGTACTTGTAGCTGAAACAATCCCCTTCCTCGGTGAATTGCTGGAGGATGTGGAGCTACCTGTTAAATCTCTTGCACAAGAGATTCTCAAGGAAATGGAGTCCATGAGTGGTGAAAGCCTCCGGCAGTACCTCTGATATTTTCGGTGTAGCAGATACGGGCTCTTGGGCCGTTGCTTTTGGTAGAGCTTTTCTGGGAAAGCTGTAAATTGTAGATTTTGcttaggaaaagaaagaaaattttgtagattttgattttattggaGGCTGAGGACAACCAACAAGCTCAAGCTCGGGTTTGGGAATTGAGAATTTACTTGTAAGGTTAAGGCCCTGTAATGAAATTATTGTGTCAGCAATTGCCTCATGTATACTTATTTCAGTTCTATATAAGCAGTTTTTATCCCTTAAGGAATCCCTCTACTGTTATATCAGTAAGCTCTACGTAGTTGTAGTTATTGTGTTATTATGGAACGATCACAAACAGAGTCAGTggaaaggaaaatgctactctTTCTGCTATGGCTCCCGTTGGAAGTTAGCATCGggacttttattattattattattattattatttttacttcatgattaagtaagtgcttttttaataatattgtgatttttttttaaaaatatctaaaagtgttaaaaaatatatataaaaaaatagcaaatgtatatatatatataaaagcggGAGCTCCCAGCTGTGGGAGCAGCACCGCAACAAGGAAAATATTCTCGAtgtatgaaattatttaataatatttttaatcagtTGTGTTTTGTAGATACATGGTGAACTGTGGACACTTGAAAATAGATTATTAAAGAATATACATGGTAAATATTCTCGAATTGTTACAGAACTGCATTGCAACAGATTAAAGTGCACAATAGGGAGGTGATATTGGAACGATGCATCTATTTATGGCACTTCTACATCTGGGCGATATAGCCTCGGATCTCAATTTGGATCCATGATGCTGCTTTTGTGATATATTGAAGAACTTGTTGGCGAAGGTTTTGTTGTTAGTCGTGAGGGACTGTAGGCAAATGCTGATGAAGGACTGTGTAAATTACGAGTGGGGTTCTCACCCCATGCACACCATCACTCCAAACAATAGAACCTGATATAATTGGCATTTGTGATAGGTATGGTCCTCTAACCGTCACAGTGAAGCTTTTCTCTTCTCCAACGGCAGAGAATGAAAGAACAGACGGTTTCACATGGATGTGGATCAGAGGATCTGGTATATCTATGGAAGCATAGTAGGTTGAGTCTGGCGAGCCAACGTTTGTAACTGTTCTTCTGAAAGTGCCTCTGATCTTGTGGCCATCTTCAATGGCTAAGGAGAAGGAAGGATAGTTGAGATGCCAACCCCTACCAGGTTTGGTGCTTTCACAGACACTGCGGTCACCTGTGACTAGTCTTAGGGTTGTCGTGTTGTAGCCTTGGTGGCAGAGAAAGCCGATATAATCACTAGCAGATGCGTTGAAGACCAGCCCAGGATCCACAGCCTTCGCAGGGTTTAGGAGACCAGATCCATAAGCGAATTCCTCTTCATTTTCATGTCTATCTGGGTCCATCATGTAtgctaaaatgaaaaaaacaacaaTGTTAAAACGACTCTTCATGTCtcaaaacattaaaaacaaaaagccTATCTCATTACCTTACCTGTGGTCATGAGTGCGGATTTGATTGCTGCAGGAGACCAACTTGGGTGAGCAGCCTTCACGTGAGCTGCAGCTCCACTAGCATGAGGGCAAGAAATTGATGTTCCAGAGTCTATAAAGTACTTGGTACTCCTGGTATCCTGGTCGTAAACTGAAGCAGGTCCAATGGGAGACCAAGCAGCAAGGATATTAACACCCGGTGCAGAGAGATCAGGCTGTGATTATTATCATTAATCCAAGAGCTCAATTCAGAAAATACTTCCAAGCAGTTtggtattatataaaaaaaaattaaaaatttacagtTTACTAGTTTTTCTAGTTATCTTTTCTTTTACCTTAAGAATGTCAGGAGCAATCGGATTGGGACCTCTAGATGAAAAGGAGGCAGCTGAGGGAGCCACGGTATCTTCTACTTCCTCACTTACCAATATAGTAGCTTCTGGATTACTGTGAAGatggtcatcatcatcatcgttaTTACTTcgaatattatgaaaaaaatataacttaagcaattgtgttaagaaaaaaagattCAGGGGGTTGCTTACTTGGAAGATGTTATGTAATCTAATACTTCAGAAATGTTTTCTGTACTGATGAGTGTGGAAGGCAGAGGGAAAGGAGCAGCTAAGTTATCCATAGGTCGACTAGGCATTATGACACCCACTCCATTTGCCATGATGATAGCAGAACCATCTGAGCGCCCTTCACATAGAACAATTTTACCCTCAACCTTTTTAGAGTCCAACGTGCCGGGATAGCAGTGACTCGAGATTTCGGAGATGGAATTGGCAGAGTAGTTTGTAGCATCTCCAGCCCAAGTCAAAGGAAATAGGGTCCCGTTGAGATCAAAGCTATTTATAGCAGATCCCTATAATGTGTTGATTCaccatcaataaaaaaaaaaaaaaaagcacttgTCAGCTTGAAGCTTTGGGCCATTTTAAAGGAGACAAAAGTAAAGTGTAGTTTACTGAACAATACTTCACCGTGTATATCTGTCCATTTCCAAGAACCAATTGGGACACAAATCTCCTGTCAATACTGCTAGCCGCGACAGTTAGTAACCATGGCGAGTAGTTTTGGACCACTGCTCGGTCTGGTCCATTATTTCCAGCAGAAGCTGAGGTCAATATCCCCCGCATCATTGCATGAAAAGATCCGATCGCTACTGGGTCTTCCCAATATGGAAATGCATATGGTGCTCCAATAGAAATTGATAAGATGTCGACTCCATCAGCAATTGCATCATCGAAAGCTGCAAGGATATCTGCAGCATAGCAGCCAACACCAGACCAACAAACTTTGTACACAGATAGTCTCGCATTTGGGGCTCCACCCCTTGCATTCCCCATGGCCAAGCCATAGTAACTTGCTCTGGATACCTTTATACCTGCTGCAATTGCAGCAGTATGTGTACCATGTCCCCGGGAGTCCCTTGGAGACTGGATGTCTTCTGGAGAATAGACACCTCGGCTGTTATAGTATCGAGCTCCAATGATTTTGCTGCAACGATATTAGTAATTAGATGAGCTATCATTTATCGAGGAGA
This genomic window from Carya illinoinensis cultivar Pawnee chromosome 7, C.illinoinensisPawnee_v1, whole genome shotgun sequence contains:
- the LOC122315378 gene encoding subtilisin-like protease SBT4.3 codes for the protein MPKPRLLALLYLITAFVMHCNCQERKVHVVYMGEKPRGGIFGASTPHVMHCSMLEKVLGSTTAAKDSLIYSYGKSFNGFAAKLTDEEVARFAEIEEVVSVFPNTMFELHTTRSWDFLGFTRSHVRRSRGGKDVIVGIIDSGIWPESDSFNDKGFGPPPAKWKGTCQTNENFTCNNKIIGARYYNSRGVYSPEDIQSPRDSRGHGTHTAAIAAGIKVSRASYYGLAMGNARGGAPNARLSVYKVCWSGVGCYAADILAAFDDAIADGVDILSISIGAPYAFPYWEDPVAIGSFHAMMRGILTSASAGNNGPDRAVVQNYSPWLLTVAASSIDRRFVSQLVLGNGQIYTGSAINSFDLNGTLFPLTWAGDATNYSANSISEISSHCYPGTLDSKKVEGKIVLCEGRSDGSAIIMANGVGVIMPSRPMDNLAAPFPLPSTLISTENISEVLDYITSSNNPEATILVSEEVEDTVAPSAASFSSRGPNPIAPDILKPDLSAPGVNILAAWSPIGPASVYDQDTRSTKYFIDSGTSISCPHASGAAAHVKAAHPSWSPAAIKSALMTTAYMMDPDRHENEEEFAYGSGLLNPAKAVDPGLVFNASASDYIGFLCHQGYNTTTLRLVTGDRSVCESTKPGRGWHLNYPSFSLAIEDGHKIRGTFRRTVTNVGSPDSTYYASIDIPDPLIHIHVKPSVLSFSAVGEEKSFTVTVRGPYLSQMPIISGSIVWSDGVHGVRTPLVIYTVLHQHLPTVPHD